From one Mytilus trossulus isolate FHL-02 chromosome 10, PNRI_Mtr1.1.1.hap1, whole genome shotgun sequence genomic stretch:
- the LOC134686122 gene encoding G-protein coupled receptor Mth2-like: MHTLWKNYVLLCLACFISSMPKPVKTGILQTLVDTINNVTIGSHLLLTFRHIHLCRKDNNTKLHETFHEFDIHKESTVNNLSFKSCHVCSNECKSHTKHPEKCRSIITSRSANGSGHEIIELQIRHEPELTEYIYLKISNVCKAQINCSQLTQPDKHCTRGQKHGPHIGTTWPLVEDIALLLSLLCLCFTMFIHLALPELRNLHGKNLCSFVGAMFISQMFMFHDFGIADRDICIAIAVILQYFWLAVFAWTSVLAFDIARTFNAYRVLKTRPQLKHSRRFGIYCIAGWGLPLLLTSTSYLVTDKLFNNQYAYGRVPVCFPDFFIAIYIMGIPLFISSVFNCVCFGIIIYGIESHRKKAAFATTLRLKKRKGERFKCIFYAKLSIVCGSAWIIFFMVHFFGDMFRHMTAMLLNFQGILIFLSTVLFNRRAIIAVKRRMSRQESGPPDEMGSFSTISKN, encoded by the exons atgcatacactATGGAAAAATT aTGTGCTTTTATGTTTAGCTTGTTTCATCAGCTCGATGCCAAAACCTGTCAAAACGGGTATTTTACAAACATTAGTGGACACCATCAACAATGTAACCATTGGTTCGCACTTGCTCCTTACTTTTAGACACATTCATTTATGTAGAAAGGACAATAATACGAAACTGCACGAAacttttcatgaatttgacatacacaagGAGTCCACAGTCAACAATTTAAGCTTTAAATCTTGCCATGTATGTTCTAACGAGTGCAAATCTCATACAAAACATCCGGAAAAATGTCGTTCAATAATTACATCTAGATCTGCAAATGGCTCTGGACACGAAATAATAGAACTCCAAATACGTCATGAACCTGAACTGACggagtatatatatttaaaaataagcaaTGTTTGTAAAGCACAGATTAACTGTTCGCAACTTACCCAGCCAGATAAACACTGCACAAGAGGACAAAAGCATGGTCCACATATAGGAACCACATGGCCTTTGGTCGAAGACATTGCCTTACTTTTATCCTTGCTCTGTTTGTGTTTCACTATGTTTATCCATCTTGCGTTGCCAGAATTACGGAATTTGCATGGCAAGAACTTGTGTAGCTTTGTAGGGGCCATGTTCATCAGTCAGATGTTTATGTTCCACGACTTTGGCATAGCGGACCGGGATATTTGCATTGCCATAGCagtaattttacaatatttctgGCTGGCTGTCTTTGCGTGGACATCTGTGCTGGCATTTGATATAGCCAGAACATTTAATGCTTACAGAGTACTAAAAACAAGACCCCAACTAAAACACAGTAGACGATTTGGAATATATTGTATTGCAGGATGGGGGTTACCATTATTGTTGACATCTACGTCTTACTTAGTGACTGATAAACTATTTAATAACCAATATGCATATGGTCGTGTTCCAGTGTGTTTTCCCGATTTTTTCATTGCTATTTATATCATGGGCATCCCCCTTTTTATAAGTTCAGTTTTCAATTGTGTCTGTTTTGGCATCATAATTTATGGAATAGAATCCCACAGAAAGAAGGCAGCATTTGCTACAACGTTAagattaaagaaaagaaaaggagaacgctttaaatgtattttctatGCTAAACTTTCAATAGTGTGTGGTTCCGCATGGATAATTTTCTTTATGGTACATTTCTTTGGTGATATGTTCCGTCACATGACCGCCATGCTTCTTAATTTCCAAGgcattttgatatttctatCAACCGTCTTATTCAATCGCCGTGCGATAATTGCCGTGAAGAGGAGAATGAGTAGACAAGAATCTGGACCGCCAGACGAAATGGGTTCTTTTTCAACTATAAGCAAAAACTAA